The Coregonus clupeaformis isolate EN_2021a unplaced genomic scaffold, ASM2061545v1 scaf0048, whole genome shotgun sequence sequence gctctcggctgggtgccaagcggaaCCGCTTAAAACATGTCTCTTTTCgtagacaagtgtttgtttcttaacaaacttcaaggttacacagggaggggtggaacacaggggtttgctagcacagatagttttcggtgtttctagtgtggggatcatcagttataggctacaagcagcaatatgattgataggtaggacaggtattgaacccaaataatccctactcagatgcgctaacctcaaccctagtaaacatgcattataaaaaccTTCTACATAAAATTATCTCATTTTGGGAGTAAATAGCCTCTgaatagaaaagaaaaaacactgcatcttccagcccaccaataaattacataatgCAACCGTCGCGGTTAGCAtgtttacctcaacatgcccctcgcttgcgtgagaatgcagagtgctcgatgctggttgatgaatttgacaattaatgtactaggaaaatacgtttttgtcgaccagaggtgactgaattaatgtttaagcttattgataatcattatagtaattaagtataatttcaaaacatgaccataaaaacaggtaataataaacatgaatcatcattatattacttcacagtaatgtgttttcagtccttcctcttgcgttagcagtgtggaaagggacagtaaaaagctcagGCAGGAGGAGTTTTCAtatgagggggagtggtggtgtatccagggagagaactaaactaatcttctgaaatgtcattcatggtcttatgctgccatctattggaattattaagcaactgcagtagtactgaataaagtgtttTTCCTTACTAAACCTTACTAAATTAgtgattactcagaattgcaaaataaatggcaggggtaccaggagggaggagagtacattttttacattttagtcatttagcagatgctcttatccagagcgacttacagttagtgagtgcatacattttcatactgtcccccatgggaaacgaacccacaaccctggtgttgcaaagcgccatgctctaccaactgatctacaCGGTAGTAGTGCATGGCCAAGCTGGTGGTGCGCAGGCCGTGGAGAAAGCAGTGGTGGGggagggttgcagctgggctacatgagctgaggcaggtttctgtagtaacagagactccggtgggcgaaggcttggtgggctcatcccaggaaatattgcctgtcattggggaagaggcactgatcaggggggaagtgcaggggggcagagactggggaggaggaggatggtaccgtgccaatggaggaggaggaagaggaagaggggggaggtgagtctgcgggagcggaggacaaggcgtcttgttttcagacggctcattggatccagagctgacagccagtcaggctgagggcccagtatatacggtgagagaactttctaggttcctgatggagactaaaggggaaaagaaggttctgctggagtcttatttgattgatcctggaaggtttgtaaggtcagtacaacacgtgatgaagaatgaggggtttagtgtcctctcacccaggaagcggtataggctgagaaaatgggtcattggttcttaagggcatgtcttcagaatctgcttaaattgatgtttttttctgacatggcggctttatgggcttctctactggtttctgattgtggtgatttccctccgacctcttatggagatttcacggttagacttccttaacatgaacggcggcaaagactgggggaatatgtaaaccaaaaacatttaaatgccaTGGCAGAAATCTTAGTGCAAGGGTAGCAAAATaggtgtgtaagggtaggttgttagtgtttagagcccaaataatgaccttgtctttgctttcataaatgtgtctgcacctggtcctctgtagctcagctggtagagcacggcgcttgtaacgccagggtagtgggttcgatccccgggaccacccatacacaaaaaatatatatatatatatgcatgcatgactgtaagtcgctttggataaaagcgtctgcaaaatggcacattatattatattatagtacaggtctcagttctctgtttcaccagaggggttggaaaaacagagtggggaaaccaaaaaaatccatttttttACTTTTGTCTAATGGGCGGTTTCTGggcttctgttgtgggggagatgagggagcctgatgggtgggtaacttctgttgtggggagatgagggagcctgatgggtgggtaacttctgttgtggggagatgagggagcctgatgggtgggtaacttctgttgtggggagatgagggagcctgatgggtgggtaacttctgttgtgggggagatgagggagcctgatgggtgggtaacttctgttgtggggagatgagggagcctgatgggtgggtaacttctgttgtggggagatgagggagcctgatgggtgggtaacttctgttgtggggagatgagggagcctgatgggtgggtaacttctgttgtgggggagatgagggagcctgatgggtgggtaacttctgttgtggggagatgagggatcttgatgggtgggtaacttctgttgtgaggagatgaggctgtggagttgtactctgatttatagagggcataactctgtggtcctctgtagcccaattggtagagcatggcgcttgtaatgccagggtagtgggttcgatccccgggaccacccatatgtaaaaatgtatgtacatgactgtaagtcgctttggataaaagcgtctgctaaatggcatattattattattattatcctgggttttctcaggttctgctcacagacctttccaaactctctctgtcacagataaATCAAATAGACATTTCCCTGGCCTTACACAAACTCTCAGCTGCTGTCTCTCAGACGGTCTTCTTGTGGATTATTATAAAAAGTTCTGGGAAATTATTGGacaggacgtgtgttgtgtgagtgcATCGGGGTGGGAGAGCTGCTGCTAAACTGTAGACGGGAGgctttgactctcctgcccaaaaaaggggaTTTGAGCGActtaaagaactggaggcctgtggcattgctctgtttggactataaggtctttaccaaggtcctcgttaacagactgaagtcccacATGGACTCTATTGTACACAAGGACCAAACGTACTGTGGACCAGGACGCTCAAACAGACAATCTGTTCATAATCAGGTGAAAGCCTTTGATAGGGTGGACCATGAATATCTGTTCAATGTGTAGTTTTGGTTGTGGGGAGAATTTTGTGGCCTGTGTTCAAATGTTGTACGCTGGGgcttcatgtatggtcaaggtgtggggagggctcagtaggccagtctgggtagggAGGGGCATTCACCAGGGACAGTTCCATCGTTCTGACTCAAAGCGGTGCAGAGGCTACTGTACCCtacggaggtgggctggagggaaccagcatgtgctctgttgaggagggatggtggtttggggctggatcagcagctcttcatgaacatttaacatttaagtaatttagcagacgctattatccagagcgacttacaaattggtgcattcaacttaggatagccagtgggacaactacatctcgatcacaataagtacatttctttaaacaagtcagtgctagcaggtgaaataagtcaggtgttagtttagacaaaagacagtggtagtaaagggggggtagaaggataacTATTATACTAttgcaggtattccttaaagaggtggggtttcaagtgtctccggaaggtggtcattgactccgctgtcctggcgtcgtgggggagcttgttccaccattggggtgccagagcagcgaatagctttgactgggctgagcgggtactgtgcttccgtagaggtaggggggctagcaggccagaggtggatgaacgtagtgccctcgtttgggtgtagggtctgatcagagcctgaaggtaaggaggtgccgttcccctcacagctccgtaggcaagcaccatggttttgtagtagatgcgagcttaaactggaagccagtggagtgtgcggaggagcggagtgacatgagagaacttgggaaggttgaacaccagacgggctgcggcattctggataagttgtaggggtttaatggcacaggcagggagccaagccaacagcgagttgcagtaatccagacgggagatgacaagtgcctggattaggacctgtgccgctttctgtgtaaggtagggtcgtactctgcgaatgttgtaaagcatgaacctgcaggatcgggtcaccgctttgatgttagcagagaatgacagggtgttgtccagggtcacgccaaggttctttgcactctgggaggaggacacaatggagttgtcaaccgtgatggcgagatcatggagcgggcagtccttccctgggaggaagagcagctccgtcttgccgaggttcagcttgaggtggtgatccgacatccacactgatatgtctgccagacatgcagagatgtgattcgccacctggttatcagaagggggaaaactgaaaattaattgtgtgtcgtctgcgtagcaatgataggagagaccatgcggccggagagactcaatacagcaggggtctctgatttctatgctgcagtactgagggctggagcagcctgaggaggggccaccaccgtttccaccactgcaaatgacagcagagactggggactggcaggagagtctggaggacttactgacttttaacactctgagcttagtgggagtgaaggggcatcagtggcagggggttgtgggggctgagagcatggtgtccgttttctgcaatgacagactgttcatcatgttttttctgtgatgccagggtaatgccattactgttgacgccttagggttgagtttgagttgtacaaaattatcaacagtgtggagatgtttcaggaggtatgggggctcaggggggctgtctgtacggctggagaagaggggttggatggacggttggaatgtggtgctggttggtgtattgtactgtggtgttgggtactggataatgtgattgtgtggaggttgtggtggcacgcaatgtgcttttaggggtgggggtgttagtgtaatgaggatggctcattaaagtaagacaaggctctctctctctctctctctctctcttaacagcgctctgcacaggcagcagtggaggacagtgataagatctttactgagctgatccgctccattgagagaaggcgctctgaggtgaaggagctgatcagagcccaagagaaggctcaagtgagtcaagctgaaggactcctggagcaactggagcaggagatagctgagctaaggaagagaagcactgagctggagcagctctcacacacagaggatcacatccatttcctccgggtaactcaactgccttgatacatgtgatatgaaattaaaactgctccctctcactctctctctctctctctctctctctctctctctctccctctctctctctctctccctccagagttatcagtctctctccagtaccagtgtatcttcagacttacccagcatcgttgtccgtcctcttcagtactttggagatgtgagtaagacagtgtctgaactgagagagaaactagaagacgtccttaaaggagaatggaccaagatctccactacaggtgtgttgaaaataataagaacatcaactttagaccattgaaagttccctactagtcatatacatgtggaatatggtatgatgataacattccctctctctgtgaatgtgtttgtgtgtctgtagtgaatatagtggatgttgtactgcctccagagcccaagaccagagaacagttcttacaatgtgagtctctttattctgaagtaactaacagtctctttttactgacactcctaacaatccctctagaaatatatagctatagtagatctaatcaaagactgggtatctatctgactcctcatatttctctgatttgatctctgctgtgctctaatcaaagacagggtagatacagtatatgacttcacttattgttctaactcccctcattggtctctgctctgctcttctcccagattcctgtcacctcacactggacccaaacacagcaggcacactcctctctctgtctgaagggaacagaaaggtgacctatacagaccaagtccAACCAAATCCtgatcatccagacagattcaccaaATACAGTatggttctgtgtagagagggtctgtctggacgctgttactgggaggtggagtggagtgggtggtgtgttacagcagtctcatataaagacatcagcagaacagggacAGATGGTAGATTTGGACACagtgacaagtcctggagtttacaGTACTATAGAGGTGGTTATTGGTTCAGACACAATAGTGTTGtgactaaagtatcaggccctctgtcctccagagtaggagtggacctggatcacaaggcaggtactctgtccttctacagtgtctctgacacaatgaccctcctccacagagtccagaccacattcactcagcccctctatcctgggatTAATCTCTatggtactgctgagctggttaaactgtagtagggtccacatagatattTGTCATGCTGgagtagtctatagctgagctggttaaactgtagtagggtctacatagatactagtcatgctggtgtagtctatagctgagctggttaaactgtagtagggtccacatagatactagtcatgctggtgtagtctatagctgagctggttaaactgtagtagggtccacatagatactattcatactggtgtagtctatagctgagctggttaaactgtagtagggtccacatagatactagtcatgctggtgtagtctatagctgagctggttaaactgtagtagggtccacatagatactagtcatgctgatGGTGACggtccccagatgtgatgattcattctgctctgtttttatgtacaatgatttgactgatttgatcttcagaagatgttgtgaattacaattcaatgcattcatATTATTTGTAAGTGCAACGTTTTAatcttatacatttacattaatcatgatgtatgctgttaatgtatgttggttgtcattcagaaccattgaaatgttttctcaattggttctctgtctcaatgtaattttcctcagtatcatggaacaggtagtgttacttacttgctaattgaactatatgggccggtttcccggacacagatgaagcctagtcctagac is a genomic window containing:
- the LOC123483234 gene encoding tripartite motif-containing protein 16-like, translated to MALQGVLLNQDQFCCSVCLDLLKEPVAIPCGHSYCRSCIEGCWDQDVLKGVYSCPQCRETFTPRPNLRKNNMLAELVEKLKKTGLQAAPPPALCYAGPGDVACDFCTGTRKQKALMSCLACLASYCETHLQPHYEYPAFKKHKLVRATAQLQEKICSHHDKLLEVYCRTDQQCICYQCTMDEHKGHDTVSAAAERTEKQRQLGMSQQNVQQRFQEREKELKELQQAVESLKRSAQAAVEDSDKIFTELIRSIERRRSEVKELIRAQEKAQVSQAEGLLEQLEQEIAELRKRSTELEQLSHTEDHIHFLRSYQSLSSTSVSSDLPSIVVRPLQYFGDVSKTVSELREKLEDVLKGEWTKISTTVNIVDVVLPPEPKTREQFLQYSCHLTLDPNTAGTLLSLSEGNRKVTYTDQVQPNPDHPDRFTKYSMVLCREGLSGRCYWEVEWSGWCVTAVSYKDISRTGTDGRFGHSDKSWSLQYYRGGYWFRHNSVVTKVSGPLSSRVGVDLDHKAGTLSFYMMS